The proteins below come from a single Rhizobium lentis genomic window:
- the pcaG gene encoding protocatechuate 3,4-dioxygenase subunit alpha, with product MQQLGYLKETPSQTAGPYVHIGLTPNFCDITGVYDSDLGAEMVNDKTLGERITVTGRIFDGAGALVRDAVVEIWQADSAGLYNSPSEMRGAADPNFTGWGRCPTRAEDGVYSFETVKPGSVPFKDGRKQAPHITFWIVARGINIGLHTRMYFPEEAEANANDPLLLRIEHRERVATMIASRDGATCHFDIHLQGPKETVFLDI from the coding sequence ATGCAGCAGCTCGGCTATCTCAAGGAGACCCCGTCGCAGACGGCGGGCCCCTATGTCCATATCGGCCTGACGCCGAATTTCTGCGACATTACAGGCGTCTATGACAGCGACCTCGGCGCCGAAATGGTCAACGACAAGACGCTCGGCGAACGCATCACCGTCACCGGCCGCATCTTCGATGGCGCCGGCGCCCTGGTGCGCGATGCCGTCGTCGAGATCTGGCAGGCCGACAGTGCCGGCCTCTACAACAGCCCTTCGGAAATGCGCGGCGCCGCCGACCCGAATTTTACCGGCTGGGGCCGCTGCCCGACCCGTGCCGAGGATGGCGTCTACAGTTTCGAAACCGTCAAGCCCGGCAGCGTTCCCTTCAAGGACGGCCGCAAACAAGCCCCGCACATCACCTTCTGGATTGTCGCTCGCGGCATCAATATCGGCCTGCATACGCGGATGTATTTTCCCGAAGAGGCCGAGGCCAACGCGAACGACCCGCTGCTTTTGCGCATCGAACATCGCGAGCGCGTCGCCACGATGATCGCCAGCCGCGACGGCGCGACCTGTCATTTCGATATCCATCTGCAAGGTCCAAAGGAGACGGTGTTTCTGGATATATGA